One window of the Streptomyces sp. ITFR-21 genome contains the following:
- a CDS encoding phosphatase PAP2 family protein, translating to MTATRPVETVAEGSAQPGRRWRPGPLLPDRMRRSGRPHLLVELAFTVGLYLAYSRTRRYVPSHRTAALHRAREIWHAERLLHVDIELTLNHAVDKVSWLIVGMNYYYATLHFIVTPVVLVWLYAFRPERYRAGRTALFSATLLALFGFAFFALAPPRFLPAEGFIDTVVTHHTWGSWGSGHVSTVSNLYAAMPSVHIVWAAWSGLTVAFLAKHTWVRVLGALYPLATFVVILCTGNHFVADAAGGALTLALGFCVQRLLNGRPAYRGYAGRWPVRSL from the coding sequence GTGACCGCGACGCGCCCGGTGGAGACCGTCGCGGAGGGTTCCGCGCAGCCGGGACGCCGATGGAGGCCGGGACCCCTGCTGCCGGACCGCATGCGCCGCAGCGGCCGTCCGCACCTGCTGGTGGAACTGGCCTTCACCGTGGGGCTGTACCTGGCGTACAGCAGGACCCGCCGCTACGTGCCGTCCCACCGCACGGCGGCCCTGCACCGGGCCCGGGAGATCTGGCACGCCGAGCGGCTGCTGCACGTCGACATCGAACTGACCCTCAACCACGCCGTCGACAAGGTGTCGTGGCTGATCGTCGGCATGAACTACTACTACGCCACGCTGCACTTCATCGTGACGCCGGTTGTGCTGGTCTGGCTCTACGCCTTCCGGCCCGAGCGCTACCGGGCCGGACGCACCGCCCTGTTCAGCGCGACCCTGCTGGCGCTGTTCGGCTTCGCCTTCTTCGCGCTGGCCCCGCCCCGCTTCCTGCCCGCCGAAGGCTTCATCGACACCGTCGTCACCCACCACACCTGGGGCTCATGGGGCTCGGGCCACGTCTCCACGGTGTCCAACCTCTACGCGGCCATGCCGTCGGTGCACATCGTCTGGGCCGCATGGAGCGGGCTGACCGTGGCGTTCCTGGCCAAGCACACCTGGGTGCGGGTGCTGGGCGCGCTCTACCCGCTGGCCACCTTCGTCGTCATCCTCTGCACCGGCAACCACTTCGTCGCCGACGCGGCGGGCGGCGCGCTCACCCTCGCGCTGGGCTTCTGCGTCCAGCGGCTCCTCAACGGCAGACCCGCCTACCGCGGCTACGCCGGCCGCTGGCCGGTCCGTTCCCTCTGA
- a CDS encoding N-acetyltransferase, giving the protein MTWLPGDFAHPLRVRLPGTGHYLRPIAGSDVALDYPAVMGSRERLWAVYGEAWGWPPAGMTYEQDLADLERHAAETAAHASFNYALFDEPGTALLGCVYIDPPEKAGADAEISWWLVDEMAVTGLQETLDAFVPRWIAEAWPFRRPRYVGRDLSWQEWLALPDLGG; this is encoded by the coding sequence GTGACCTGGCTGCCCGGCGACTTCGCCCATCCACTCCGCGTGCGGCTGCCCGGCACCGGCCACTACCTGCGGCCGATCGCCGGCAGTGACGTGGCCCTGGACTACCCGGCGGTGATGGGCTCGCGGGAACGGCTGTGGGCCGTCTACGGCGAGGCGTGGGGCTGGCCGCCGGCCGGGATGACGTACGAGCAGGACCTGGCGGACCTCGAACGCCACGCGGCGGAGACCGCGGCCCACGCGTCCTTCAACTACGCGCTGTTCGACGAGCCGGGCACGGCGCTGCTGGGCTGTGTCTACATCGATCCGCCGGAGAAGGCCGGCGCCGACGCCGAGATCTCCTGGTGGCTGGTGGACGAGATGGCGGTGACCGGGCTGCAGGAGACGCTGGACGCGTTCGTGCCGCGCTGGATCGCCGAGGCGTGGCCCTTCCGGCGGCCCCGTTACGTGGGCCGGGACCTGTCCTGGCAGGAGTGGCTGGCGCTGCCCGACCTGGGCGGCTGA